In Mesorhizobium sp. M9A.F.Ca.ET.002.03.1.2, the DNA window CGCTCGGGTCCCGTCCGAGGATTTCCAGCTTGAACTGGTGGCCGGTCTCGGCATTGACCATCTTGCCGCCCTTGATGACCCAGCCGGCCTGGGCGAAGAGGTCAACCGCAGCCTTCAGATATTTGCGCTCGGCCTGTGGGGAATCGTAGACCGGCAGCTTGAATTCCTTTGTAAACAGCTCCGGCGGCAGCTTGTCTCGATACTGCTCGAGGATCTCCAGCTCCTTGCCTTGCGGCAGGCCGCTCGATGCCAGTTCCGTGCCTTGGAAATAACTGCTCGTACGGGTGTTGAGGCCGAAGAACAGCGTGCGGTTCATGCTTTCGAAATCGAGCACGTAGGTCAGCGCCTCGCGTACTCGGCGATCCTGAAATTGCGGGCGCCGCAGATTGAGTACGAAACCCTGCATCGGCTCGGGCGTTTCGGTCTTGAATTCCTTCTTGATGACGTCGCCTTGCTTGATCGCGGGGAAATTATAGGCCGTCGACCAGCGTCTGGAACTGTTTTCCGCCTGGATGTCCTCAAGTCCGCCCTTGGTGAACGCCTGCCAAGCCGCGTTCTCATCGAGAATATAGGTGAAACGCTGCGTGTCGAAATTCTCGCGGCCGATCTTCACCGGCAGCTTGGCCGCCCAGTAGTCGGGCACGCGCTGCCAGACGATTTCCGAACCCGGCTTGAAGCTGGCGATCTTGTAGGCGGCGGAGCCGAGCGGCGGCTCCTGCGTCGGCCTGGTGACGTCGCGCTTCTTGCCTTTGGCGTCGGTGCCTTCCCACCAGTGCTTCGGCAGCACGACGAGATCGCCAATGATTTTCGGCAGCTCCCGATTACCCTTCTGGTCGAAATGGAACTCGACCTCGCGGTCCGAGATCGCGACGGCATCGGTGACGTTTTCGAAATAGCGGCTGTATTGCGGGCTGTTGGCCTTCAGCACCTGGAACGACCAGATCACGTCGTCGGTGGTGATCGGCTTGCCGTCATGCCACTTCGCCCGCGGGTCGAGACGGTAGGTAACCGAGGAATAGTCGTCCGGATGTTTGTAGGCGTCGGCGATCAGCGGATGACTGACGCTGCCCTCGTCGGTCGCCTGCTCCATCAGCGTATCGTAGAGCAGCCCGCCGCCGAACGGGACGAAGCCGGCGGCGAAGGTCCCCTGGACAATATAGGGGTTGAAGCTGTCGAACGTGCCGGGCGCCACCGAATTCAGCGTGCCGCCCTTCGGCGCGTCCGGATTGACGTAGTCGTAGTGCTGGAAGTTGTCGCCATATTTGGATTCGCCGATCAGCGACGAGGTGGTACGCCATTCCTGGGCGAACGCTGCCTGAAGGCCGCCGGCCAAAGCGGCCACAACCAGCACCGATCTGAGAAACGTTCGGCCAACCGTCATGCCTTCTCCTCTTTGCGATAGCTGTCGGACAATCTAGATCATTTGACGCTCATGAAAACCGCGACAGGCCGGCTTTGTCGCCGCACATGCGCTTTTCCCATTAAAAAAGCCGGGCTGAACCCGGCTTTTCTAGGGATATGTCCATGACAATTGCGTTATTGGGCCGGTGCCGCCGGTGCTTCACCCTCAGGCGGCTTGGCCGGCGCCTCGCCCTCGGCCGGCGCTGCACCCTCCGCGGGCTTGGCCGGTGCCGCACCCTCTGCCGGTGCTTCACCTTCGGCCGGCTTGGCCGGCGCCGCGCCTTCGGCGGGCGCTGCCGCATCGGCCGAAGCGCCAGGCGTCGGCAACGGCTTGGGACTGTCCGACAGCGTGCGCAGATAGGCGATGACGTTGGCGCGGTCCTCGTCCTTCGGCAGGCCGGCGAAGCTCATCGCCGTGCCCTTCACGAGCTTCTTCGGCGAGGTGAGGAAGTGGTTGAGGTTGTCGTAGGTCCACTTCTCGGCGCCGTCTTTGGAAAACTCCTTCATGCCGCCAGAATAGGCGAAGCCCGCATGCTCGGCGACCGGGCGGTCGACGATGTCCCACAGATCGGGGCCGACCTTGTTCGGACCACCCTTCTCGCCAGAATGGCAGGCCTGGCACTTCTTGAATACGGCGGCACCCGCTTCGGCATTGGCGTTGGCCAGCAGGTCGGCGATCGGCTTGGCTTCCGCCGCCGGGGCTGCCGGGCCGCCCTCGGCGGGCTCCTCGGTTGCCTCGATGGCGAAGCCGGGCTTTTCCGGTGTGGGGGAGGCGAACAGCGCATCGGACACAATGCCGACCGAGAAGACGACGAACACGGTTCCCAGCAGCCCGCCGATCAGCTTGTTGATTTCGAAAGAGTCCATACGCCCCAGGCTCCCTTTTCCGGCGGACCGATCCGTCCACTCCGTCCGTCGGTAATCGTGAACCACCTCGCGAGGCGGTCAAATCGGGCGGAAACTAGGTCTTTTGCTCTGGCGTTGCAACACCTATAAGGGCGCTTCCAGTGAGACCTTTTGCCACTTTTCCCGTCCTCTTTCGAACGCTTCGTCATCCCGATGTCCACGCTCATCCTCATCCCGGCCCGCATGGCCTCGACCCGCCTGCCGGGCAAGCCGCTGGCCGACATCGCCGGCGCTCCGATGATCGTCCATGTCGCCCGCCGCGCCGCCGAGGCCAGGCTCGGCCGGGTGGTGGTCGCCACCGATACGACAAGCGTCGCCGAAGCGGTGCGCGCGCACGGTTTCGAGGCGGTGATGACGCGGGCGGATCACGAATCGGGCTCCGACCGCATCTTCGAGGCACTGGCCACGCTCGACCCCGGGCGCAAGGTCGAAACAATCGTCAATGTCCAAGGCGACCTGCCGACCATCGATCCCGACATCATCAACGCCGCGCTGAGGCCTTTCGAGGATGCGGCCGTCGACATCGCCACGCTCGGCATCGAGATCGTCCGCGACGAGGAAAAGACCAATCCGAACGTCGTCAAGATCGTCGGCTCGCCGCTGTCGGGGACACGGCTGCGGGCGCTCTATTTCACCCGCGCCACGGCACCATGGGGCGAGGGGCCGCTCTATCACCACATCGGCCTCTATGCCTATCGCCGCGCCGCGCTCGAACGCTTCGTCGCACTGAAGCCGTCGCCGCTGGAACGGCGCGAGAAGCTCGAGCAGTTGCGGGCGCTGGAGGCCGGCATGCGCATCGACGCCGAGATCGTGCGGTCCGCACCGTTCGGCGTCGACACGCCGGACGACCTTGAACGCGCCAGAAGCATCCTTTCAACCTGAGACATTTGGTCAATCCGAGACATTTGGCATGCCTGAAAAAACCAACAGAATAGCCTTCCAGGGCGAGCCGGGCGCCAATTCCGACACCGCCTGCCGCAACATGTTCCCTGATATGGAGCCGTTGCCGTGCCCGACCTTCGAGGATGCCTTCAATGCCGTCGAGACCGGCAAGGCCGACCTCGCCATGATCCCGATCGAGAACACGATTGCCGGGCGCGTCGCCGACATCCACCATCTCCTGCCGGAATCGAAGCTGCATATCGTCGGAGAGTATTTCCTGCCGATCCATTTCCAGCTGATGGTCCTGCCGGGCGTCAGGCGCGACGAGATCAGAAGCGTGCACAGCCACATTCATGCGCTCGGCCAATGCCGCAAATACATCCGCAGGAACGGCTGGAAGCCGGTGGTCGCCGGCGACACCGCGGGCGCCGCCAAGCTGGTCGCCGAGCTGAAGGACCGCACCATGGCCGCGTTGGCGCCGGCGCTGGCCGCGACGCTCTACGGGCTCGACATCATCGAGGAGAATGTCGAGGACACCGACTCAAACGTCACCCGCTTCGTCGTGCTGACCAAGAACAGGCGATGGGCCGACCGCCCCTCCGCGGCCGCTAAAATGATGACTACGTTCATCTTCCGCGTCCGCAACGTGCCGGCCGCGCTCTACAAGGCGATGGGCGGCTTCGCCACCAACGGCATCAACATGACCAAGCTGGAGAGCTACCAGCTCGGCGCGTTCACGGCGACCCTGTTCTACGCCGACATCGAGGGCCATCCTGACGATCCGCTGGTCAAGCTGGCGCTCGACGAGCTTGCCTTCTTCTCGCGCGAAATGCGGATTCTCGGCGTCTATCCGGCCAGCGAATCGCGCGAACAATGGAAGGTGGCGGATTAGCGCAAGTTTTCTTGGCCAACGGCTGATTGGCTCTTTGAGGTCTTTTAGATTGGGCGGAGCCCCGTGTTTCGTCATCCTAGGGCGGAGCAGGAGCGAAGCTCCTCGCGGAGACCCTAGGATCCATGCCGTGTCTTTCGATCTGCACAGCGTTAC includes these proteins:
- a CDS encoding extracellular solute-binding protein; this translates as MTVGRTFLRSVLVVAALAGGLQAAFAQEWRTTSSLIGESKYGDNFQHYDYVNPDAPKGGTLNSVAPGTFDSFNPYIVQGTFAAGFVPFGGGLLYDTLMEQATDEGSVSHPLIADAYKHPDDYSSVTYRLDPRAKWHDGKPITTDDVIWSFQVLKANSPQYSRYFENVTDAVAISDREVEFHFDQKGNRELPKIIGDLVVLPKHWWEGTDAKGKKRDVTRPTQEPPLGSAAYKIASFKPGSEIVWQRVPDYWAAKLPVKIGRENFDTQRFTYILDENAAWQAFTKGGLEDIQAENSSRRWSTAYNFPAIKQGDVIKKEFKTETPEPMQGFVLNLRRPQFQDRRVREALTYVLDFESMNRTLFFGLNTRTSSYFQGTELASSGLPQGKELEILEQYRDKLPPELFTKEFKLPVYDSPQAERKYLKAAVDLFAQAGWVIKGGKMVNAETGHQFKLEILGRDPSDEVIANPYVDNLRKIGIDAALRIVDPSQYVNRTRGFDFDVVTGMFGQSDSPGNEQRDFWSSKAADAPGSRNLMGIKNPVVDALVDRVIFATDRDDLVAATHALDRVLLWSYYVVPQWHRPVVWLAYWNKFGIPDKQPAYVGADIDSWWIDKDKEKALAAKYKSGN
- a CDS encoding cytochrome c family protein, whose amino-acid sequence is MDSFEINKLIGGLLGTVFVVFSVGIVSDALFASPTPEKPGFAIEATEEPAEGGPAAPAAEAKPIADLLANANAEAGAAVFKKCQACHSGEKGGPNKVGPDLWDIVDRPVAEHAGFAYSGGMKEFSKDGAEKWTYDNLNHFLTSPKKLVKGTAMSFAGLPKDEDRANVIAYLRTLSDSPKPLPTPGASADAAAPAEGAAPAKPAEGEAPAEGAAPAKPAEGAAPAEGEAPAKPPEGEAPAAPAQ
- a CDS encoding 3-deoxy-manno-octulosonate cytidylyltransferase, with the protein product MSTLILIPARMASTRLPGKPLADIAGAPMIVHVARRAAEARLGRVVVATDTTSVAEAVRAHGFEAVMTRADHESGSDRIFEALATLDPGRKVETIVNVQGDLPTIDPDIINAALRPFEDAAVDIATLGIEIVRDEEKTNPNVVKIVGSPLSGTRLRALYFTRATAPWGEGPLYHHIGLYAYRRAALERFVALKPSPLERREKLEQLRALEAGMRIDAEIVRSAPFGVDTPDDLERARSILST
- a CDS encoding prephenate dehydratase; the protein is MPEKTNRIAFQGEPGANSDTACRNMFPDMEPLPCPTFEDAFNAVETGKADLAMIPIENTIAGRVADIHHLLPESKLHIVGEYFLPIHFQLMVLPGVRRDEIRSVHSHIHALGQCRKYIRRNGWKPVVAGDTAGAAKLVAELKDRTMAALAPALAATLYGLDIIEENVEDTDSNVTRFVVLTKNRRWADRPSAAAKMMTTFIFRVRNVPAALYKAMGGFATNGINMTKLESYQLGAFTATLFYADIEGHPDDPLVKLALDELAFFSREMRILGVYPASESREQWKVAD